Proteins encoded in a region of the Haloarcula sp. CBA1129 genome:
- a CDS encoding NUDIX hydrolase → MTSVDDLWFLADGACQTAEQTYHDLREQHSGYVEFTRHRNVPRNRFRDVATVARDHGAPYGAHTLAYRPTGELLLVRHEGVDMWVLPGGELDASESFQEAALRELGEESGIEATIDGLGMLGRVEFYCDGNMAWGVLPVYEARAETTDIAVNDPDHEISEARWFDELPTDTRDREEILQWRGQRFGSGA, encoded by the coding sequence ATGACGAGCGTCGACGACCTGTGGTTTCTCGCCGACGGCGCGTGCCAGACCGCCGAGCAGACGTATCACGACCTCCGGGAGCAACACAGCGGCTACGTCGAGTTCACGCGCCATCGAAATGTCCCGCGAAATCGGTTTCGGGACGTGGCGACTGTCGCCCGGGACCACGGCGCGCCATACGGCGCGCACACACTCGCCTACCGACCCACCGGTGAACTCCTGCTCGTCCGCCACGAAGGCGTCGATATGTGGGTGCTCCCCGGCGGCGAGCTCGACGCCAGCGAATCGTTTCAGGAGGCCGCACTCCGAGAACTTGGGGAGGAGAGTGGCATCGAAGCGACCATCGATGGGCTGGGGATGCTCGGACGGGTCGAGTTCTACTGCGACGGCAACATGGCATGGGGAGTGCTGCCGGTGTACGAGGCCCGAGCGGAGACGACCGACATCGCCGTCAACGACCCGGACCACGAAATCAGCGAAGCCCGGTGGTTCGACGAGCTACCGACCGATACGCGCGACCGCGAGGAGATTCTGCAGTGGCGCGGACAGCGGTTCGGCAGCGGGGCGTGA